A stretch of Hoplias malabaricus isolate fHopMal1 chromosome 10, fHopMal1.hap1, whole genome shotgun sequence DNA encodes these proteins:
- the taf12 gene encoding transcription initiation factor TFIID subunit 12 — MNQYQQQTNRSNLYSAVKAEATSTPPLTTSMANSTVVPGKVLGTPGPAGRISPEGTQVLSKKKLQDLVREIDPNEQLDEDVEEMLLQVADDFIESVVTAACQLARHRKSNTLEVKDVQLHLERQWNMWIPGFGSDEIRPYKKACTTEAHKQRMALIRKTTKK; from the exons ATGAATCAGTATCAACAGCAGACCAACAGATCCAACTtgtacagtgctgttaaagCTGAGGCCACCTCAACTCCACCCCTCACCACCAGCATGGCAAACAGCACTGTAGTCCCAGGAAAGGTTCTGGGCACACCTGGGCCTGCTGGACGAATCAGCCCAGAGGGAACACAG GTGCTCAGTAAGAAAAAACTGCAAGACCTAGTCCGGGAAATTGACCCCAATGAGCAGCTCGATGAGGATGTGGAAGAG ATGTTGTTGCAGGTTGCTGATGACTTCATTGAGAGTGTGGTGACTGCAGCCTGCCAGCTCGCCCGGCACAGAAAGTCCAACACACTGGAGGTTAAGGACGTCCAGTTGCACCTTG AACGCCAGTGGAACATGTGGATCCCTGGCTTTGGTTCAGATGAAATCCGACCTTACAAGAAGGCGTGTACAACAGAAGCACACAAGCAG CGAATGGCACTGATCCGCAAGACGACCAAAAAGTAG